A genomic segment from Geitlerinema sp. PCC 7407 encodes:
- the hpsB gene encoding hormogonium polysaccharide secretion pseudopilin HpsB, translating to MSAKSTSSPASKSQAGFTIIESLVAIVVVAILLSAIAPVIVFSVATRLQARRTEVATQAARAYIDSLRSGDVDAPRSIVATTADTSFPLTTPAHLKDSNYAAPTATGTLTCTANDYCTVPAPASGGKELFCFDADDDGFCTTTSLMDMIVQGFRYNRITNDPDKGYQLGVRVYRASAFKDSVTLKKTDTQATFTSGVGRRDLPLLEMTTEIATRETSYNDIFRRTSQP from the coding sequence ATGAGTGCAAAATCAACTAGTTCTCCTGCCTCTAAGAGTCAAGCTGGCTTCACGATTATTGAGTCGCTTGTCGCGATCGTTGTTGTGGCTATTTTGCTGAGCGCGATCGCGCCAGTGATTGTTTTCTCGGTGGCGACGCGTCTTCAGGCGCGTCGCACTGAGGTCGCTACTCAGGCCGCCCGAGCGTATATAGATAGCCTTCGCTCTGGTGACGTGGACGCTCCTCGTAGCATCGTGGCGACTACGGCAGACACGAGTTTTCCGTTGACTACTCCTGCCCATCTGAAGGATTCAAACTATGCAGCACCGACGGCGACAGGGACTTTGACCTGCACGGCCAATGACTACTGCACAGTCCCAGCTCCAGCCAGCGGCGGCAAAGAGCTTTTTTGCTTTGACGCCGATGACGATGGTTTCTGTACAACTACTAGTTTGATGGACATGATTGTCCAAGGATTCCGCTACAACCGGATCACAAACGATCCTGATAAGGGATATCAGCTGGGGGTGCGCGTCTACCGAGCCAGCGCCTTTAAAGACAGTGTGACCCTCAAAAAAACTGATACGCAGGCAACTTTCACGTCAGGAGTAGGTCGTCGAGATCTACCGCTGTTGGAAATGACGACTGAAATTGCGACTCGCGAAACGTCTTACAACGACATTTTCCGGCGTACGTCACAACCTTAG
- the hpsA gene encoding hormogonium polysaccharide biosynthesis protein HpsA, whose product MSSRQFQNIVQAFVSQLEKIAASEKSLRQQLHWLLRSQMLTNQARSSEAGFVLPTVVMVTLVVVLLTTALVLRSFDRSRNARNFRVNETVLNAAAPALDRARAKIDALFRDPTLPRSTPSELALYSAMQNGYTFDDEARLTLSYDNDEDGTIDDEANPLLNNEKLNTAWKFPVDTDNNGKYDSFTLYGLYFRTPSRDASNNFTRERKPLDARTPPMEDGSLPPECSQGSGTSASLIGGSDWYKSNATLKKSFFVYSATVPITNLADLDVSGTNSNWAANQFEQRTAAVGSGFSALEYQQDRVRVPLSNNAVWFEDDLEVADPGSNFRLNGRVVTNSNLLAAGRSDSARVLFYQVSSPNSCFYQKENSEIIVAGNVANGSAQSAADAQTSSQARTVLHLYRGAGVAPAGDTESAHRTPGAGVKVINTDNKTTTAAGGQTVAFNSQAYEARIGLMLDTALAIHRTNHPSYNATTNPEPAPTTASVTSNAARVPQEVEEAFDKSLAVNSERQSPKKPEDILREEYERYFRQRTRKVPYADVAFGADGLEGKTAATVFPATGDVRPPVEWMSPDSANTGLTLKTDATNPLLFLPALDPEQVREDGRETRTGDRIIVGNGLPYIWTKLTTTGTFSSFAAEKERQPVFKEQTAQTTPLYWDLANGSPDTDEQRYRQSQIENIPDLGDTGRNGFWEQAAAKLPDVEGYGGLRVITGAGLYYRSGSGISRLSSASFLSRPQLVSGLTNPDPPELAGNDAAAYTIVWPDSMPMKGGKDATGTQITLLPDFRMRATVVYHYTTSAGADQKPIACVSSYLDPTDATSKLNGPYGAGGAAAAFNANASGRSNNGVSFAAPYASSTDRLTYLQSKPDYKTELIAQAQMMFPDGRLANPALHEALAKLDTSLAVKSSATFTLADKAAIDAALCELQIADGTLTASNTVIPHGAIREQAFLDGRQVKALNTQTSGDKLRVAEKRSELRTTYDLPLEQRQPLEIRVTELDLELLRGKTIGSQVGTAGEADDAQEFLLPNSGIIYATREDALPDVSSLAGDNPSVSSISSQVALTSPTDFKLDPSRRPNGIRLINGSDLARKDTYRVAEKGLILASNLPVYVRGDFNLHKDPGGNTVREEFDPATDALAANWSNFYTRDDLDPNFACRAGQTNDCDDGDQWRPATIITDAITLLSANFLDGSRVQGDYDLRNNSGNSAAGRRVQSGLYANNFVTTYQWWSGNSSTDTVPTNDAKVSYFMNGVTPVQRRHDVQAYETEICRKIPVSECGPIDWIRYVDGTDPVDTAEPSLPGDERFARRVRFKRDLDSGVYYYDAQGYPEPYPTTKRRNSLWFVTRDANGNRTYDANTNNKLYVSFAAANQGLPSLGGLRGLAAANDRFQATFPTNETALDDPITTLGTNVPQAVKDQIEALYDAFAALPSTDTISSLTTGTRTLVHPGGGVKVYSTSSNLQIGGNGNNPPAVELTLEGDPSSIFVFKVDAQFALQANASIKLVGVPADNVYWVVSGQVSLGENSVMRGNIISKAALKIGTSQGGATLYGRAFTSAANSDSNFLNGNSSIYIPEGAQPIVEPVLQIFNPTGDPDATAANAFGGLLEDRWLIPAAETTFNAAFVSGDSPSHPNESNGGLLNFVRFLEAWPNAAKISGSFIQNRRSAYATGPFQSVSTPATISNSPSTLFFTQLTSNQPLYLSNLTASDGYTGFRYRGGGAFSTAPYYEPPTRTWGFDVALLTQSPDVFANQFTIEPNTQPNEFYREVGRDDPWVATLLCAENEAGGNAVNDSERPTSCP is encoded by the coding sequence ATGTCTAGCCGCCAGTTCCAAAACATCGTCCAAGCTTTCGTGAGCCAGCTCGAAAAAATCGCCGCCTCCGAGAAATCTCTCAGGCAGCAGCTTCACTGGCTTCTGCGATCGCAAATGCTCACAAACCAGGCCCGCAGCTCTGAAGCGGGCTTCGTGCTGCCGACGGTGGTCATGGTGACTTTGGTGGTGGTGCTGCTGACCACTGCCCTGGTGCTGCGCTCCTTCGATCGCTCCCGCAACGCCCGCAACTTCCGCGTCAACGAAACCGTCCTCAACGCCGCTGCTCCCGCCCTCGATCGGGCCCGCGCCAAAATTGACGCCCTCTTCCGCGATCCGACCCTGCCTCGCTCGACGCCTTCAGAACTGGCGCTCTACAGCGCCATGCAAAATGGCTACACCTTTGACGACGAAGCGCGCTTGACGTTGTCCTATGACAACGATGAAGACGGCACGATCGACGACGAAGCCAATCCACTGCTCAATAACGAGAAATTAAACACAGCCTGGAAGTTTCCTGTTGATACCGACAACAACGGGAAATACGACAGCTTTACGCTGTATGGGCTGTACTTCCGGACCCCCAGCCGCGATGCCAGCAACAACTTCACGCGCGAGCGCAAGCCTCTAGACGCCCGGACGCCTCCCATGGAAGATGGCTCCTTGCCGCCGGAGTGTTCGCAAGGCTCAGGTACAAGCGCAAGCTTGATTGGTGGCTCGGACTGGTACAAGTCCAACGCCACTTTGAAAAAAAGCTTCTTTGTTTACTCAGCAACGGTCCCGATCACGAACCTAGCTGATCTAGACGTCTCAGGTACTAACTCCAACTGGGCAGCTAATCAATTTGAACAGAGAACGGCAGCAGTCGGCAGCGGGTTTTCGGCTCTAGAGTATCAGCAAGATCGCGTCAGAGTTCCCCTGAGCAACAACGCTGTTTGGTTCGAAGACGACCTAGAAGTCGCAGACCCAGGCTCAAACTTCCGCCTCAATGGTCGAGTTGTCACAAACAGCAATTTGCTGGCAGCAGGTCGAAGTGACAGCGCAAGGGTCCTGTTCTATCAGGTCAGCAGCCCGAACTCTTGCTTTTATCAGAAAGAAAATAGCGAAATCATTGTCGCGGGCAATGTCGCGAATGGCAGCGCCCAATCAGCGGCAGATGCTCAAACCTCGAGTCAAGCGCGGACGGTGCTTCATCTCTATCGAGGGGCTGGGGTTGCGCCTGCGGGCGATACCGAATCAGCCCACCGAACCCCTGGTGCTGGCGTCAAAGTCATTAACACAGACAATAAAACCACAACGGCAGCGGGTGGCCAGACAGTCGCGTTTAACAGTCAGGCCTATGAGGCTCGCATTGGCTTGATGCTGGATACCGCGCTGGCAATCCACCGAACAAACCATCCGTCATACAACGCGACCACTAACCCTGAGCCTGCGCCGACAACTGCTAGTGTTACTAGTAATGCTGCTCGTGTCCCACAAGAGGTAGAAGAAGCGTTTGACAAGAGCTTGGCGGTAAACAGCGAGCGCCAATCGCCAAAAAAACCAGAAGATATCTTACGTGAAGAGTACGAACGATATTTTCGTCAGAGAACGCGCAAAGTTCCCTATGCAGACGTTGCTTTTGGTGCGGATGGCCTAGAAGGAAAAACGGCAGCGACTGTCTTTCCGGCGACGGGAGATGTCCGGCCACCGGTAGAGTGGATGTCGCCAGACTCTGCAAATACGGGCCTGACCCTCAAGACTGATGCAACCAATCCTTTGCTGTTCTTGCCTGCTCTAGATCCAGAGCAAGTGCGAGAAGACGGCAGAGAGACACGTACAGGCGATCGCATCATTGTTGGCAATGGTCTCCCCTATATCTGGACCAAGCTGACGACGACTGGCACCTTCAGCTCCTTTGCTGCCGAAAAAGAGCGTCAGCCCGTCTTTAAGGAGCAGACTGCCCAGACAACCCCCCTCTACTGGGACCTGGCTAATGGCTCCCCTGATACCGACGAACAGCGCTATCGCCAAAGCCAAATTGAAAATATCCCTGATCTTGGTGATACCGGTCGCAATGGCTTTTGGGAGCAAGCTGCGGCCAAGCTCCCAGACGTCGAAGGCTACGGCGGACTGCGAGTCATTACGGGCGCGGGCTTGTACTATCGCAGCGGCTCTGGCATTAGCCGCTTGAGTAGTGCGTCATTCCTCTCGCGTCCTCAGCTAGTTTCTGGTCTGACGAATCCTGATCCCCCGGAACTGGCTGGTAATGATGCCGCAGCTTACACCATTGTTTGGCCAGACTCGATGCCCATGAAAGGGGGTAAAGATGCCACTGGTACGCAGATCACTTTGCTGCCAGATTTTCGGATGCGGGCGACGGTCGTTTACCACTACACAACGAGCGCAGGTGCAGACCAAAAGCCGATCGCCTGTGTTAGTAGCTATCTAGATCCCACCGATGCGACATCAAAGCTGAACGGGCCTTATGGTGCGGGTGGGGCAGCGGCTGCCTTTAACGCTAACGCAAGTGGCAGATCCAACAACGGTGTCTCTTTTGCTGCGCCCTATGCGAGCTCCACTGACCGCCTCACCTATCTCCAGAGCAAGCCTGACTATAAGACAGAGCTCATTGCCCAGGCGCAAATGATGTTCCCCGACGGGCGCTTAGCAAACCCGGCCCTGCATGAAGCCCTTGCTAAGCTGGACACCTCCCTTGCTGTCAAGTCAAGTGCGACCTTCACCCTAGCTGATAAAGCTGCGATCGACGCTGCGCTGTGCGAGTTGCAGATCGCCGATGGCACACTGACGGCAAGCAACACGGTGATTCCCCATGGCGCGATCCGAGAACAAGCTTTCTTGGATGGTCGTCAGGTCAAAGCGCTCAACACCCAGACATCTGGTGACAAGCTGCGCGTCGCTGAGAAGCGCTCAGAACTGCGCACGACTTACGATCTGCCGTTGGAGCAGCGCCAGCCGCTCGAAATTCGAGTCACTGAGCTTGATCTAGAGCTTCTGCGCGGAAAGACAATCGGGTCTCAAGTTGGAACTGCGGGCGAAGCAGATGATGCTCAGGAGTTTCTCTTGCCCAACAGCGGCATCATCTATGCCACTCGGGAAGATGCGCTACCGGATGTGAGCTCGCTAGCGGGGGACAATCCTTCGGTAAGCTCTATTAGTTCCCAGGTAGCACTCACCAGCCCGACCGATTTCAAGCTAGATCCTAGTCGCCGACCGAATGGAATTCGCTTGATCAATGGCAGCGATTTGGCTCGTAAAGATACCTATCGAGTTGCGGAAAAGGGCCTAATCTTGGCTAGCAACCTGCCTGTCTATGTTAGGGGAGACTTTAACCTGCACAAGGATCCAGGTGGCAACACAGTTCGAGAAGAATTTGATCCTGCAACTGATGCTCTGGCAGCGAATTGGTCGAATTTCTACACGCGAGATGATCTAGATCCCAACTTTGCTTGTCGGGCAGGTCAAACAAATGACTGCGATGATGGAGATCAGTGGCGGCCCGCAACGATCATTACTGATGCCATTACGCTGTTGTCTGCCAACTTCTTGGACGGCTCCAGAGTCCAAGGAGACTACGACCTTCGCAACAACTCTGGTAACAGTGCAGCCGGTCGACGAGTGCAAAGTGGCCTGTATGCCAACAACTTTGTAACGACTTACCAATGGTGGTCAGGGAACTCGAGCACTGACACTGTGCCTACAAATGATGCTAAGGTCTCATACTTCATGAACGGCGTGACTCCGGTTCAGCGCCGCCATGATGTCCAAGCCTACGAGACTGAAATCTGTCGCAAGATCCCTGTCTCTGAGTGTGGTCCTATCGACTGGATTCGCTACGTTGATGGTACTGACCCGGTTGACACGGCTGAACCTTCGTTGCCGGGTGATGAGCGCTTCGCGCGTCGAGTTCGCTTCAAGCGCGATCTGGACTCTGGTGTCTATTACTATGATGCGCAAGGATATCCAGAGCCCTATCCCACAACGAAAAGACGAAACTCCTTGTGGTTTGTGACTCGAGATGCGAATGGCAATCGCACCTATGATGCGAACACCAACAATAAGCTCTACGTCAGTTTTGCGGCTGCCAATCAAGGCTTGCCATCCCTCGGGGGCCTGCGGGGCTTAGCTGCGGCGAATGACCGATTCCAGGCTACTTTCCCAACTAATGAGACTGCCTTGGATGACCCAATTACAACGTTGGGAACCAATGTACCTCAGGCAGTTAAAGATCAAATTGAAGCACTTTACGATGCTTTTGCTGCCCTGCCATCGACAGACACTATTAGTAGCCTCACTACTGGTACTAGAACTTTGGTTCATCCTGGCGGTGGTGTGAAGGTTTACTCCACGAGCAGCAATCTTCAGATTGGAGGGAATGGTAACAACCCACCTGCAGTTGAATTGACTTTGGAAGGGGATCCCTCATCAATTTTTGTCTTCAAAGTCGATGCTCAGTTTGCGCTGCAAGCTAATGCATCTATTAAGTTGGTAGGAGTTCCTGCGGACAATGTGTACTGGGTGGTCAGTGGCCAGGTTTCCCTGGGCGAAAATAGCGTGATGCGCGGCAACATCATCTCGAAAGCTGCCCTGAAAATTGGTACCTCTCAAGGTGGAGCAACCTTGTACGGGAGAGCATTTACTTCTGCTGCTAACAGCGACAGTAATTTCCTAAACGGCAACTCGTCGATTTATATCCCTGAAGGTGCACAGCCGATTGTTGAGCCTGTCTTGCAGATTTTCAACCCTACGGGTGACCCTGATGCAACGGCTGCGAATGCATTTGGTGGACTTCTGGAAGATCGCTGGCTCATACCTGCTGCGGAGACGACCTTCAATGCTGCCTTTGTTTCTGGAGATAGCCCATCCCATCCCAACGAAAGCAACGGTGGTCTGCTGAACTTTGTTCGCTTCCTAGAGGCATGGCCCAACGCTGCGAAGATCAGCGGCAGCTTTATCCAAAATCGCCGTAGCGCCTACGCAACTGGTCCCTTCCAGAGCGTGAGCACTCCGGCTACCATCAGCAACTCCCCATCTACGCTCTTCTTTACGCAGCTCACATCGAACCAGCCTCTGTACCTGTCCAATTTGACTGCATCAGATGGCTATACAGGGTTTAGATACCGAGGTGGTGGTGCCTTCTCGACAGCGCCGTACTATGAGCCTCCTACCAGAACTTGGGGCTTTGATGTTGCGCTGCTGACGCAGTCTCCTGACGTCTTTGCAAACCAGTTCACGATCGAGCCCAATACTCAACCCAATGAGTTCTACCGAGAAGTGGGACGAGATGATCCGTGGGTTGCGACTTTGCTCTGCGCGGAAAATGAAGCTGGAGGCAACGCTGTCAATGATAGCGAGCGACCTACCAGTTGCCCCTAG